The window GCCAGGACCCGATCGCCATGGGTGTATTGGTGCGTCTGATCCGCCTGCTCAACGATGCCTTGGGTATCACCAGCATCGTCGTTTCCCACGACCTGGCGGAAACCGCCAGCATCGCCGACTACATCTATGTCGTAGGTGATGGCCAGGTGCTGGGCCAGGGGACGCCTGACGAGCTGATGGGCTCGGACAACCCGCGGATTCGCCAGTTCATGAAGGGCGACCCGGACGGCCCGGTGCCTTTCCATTTTCCTGCGCCTGACTACCGCGCCGACCTGCTGGGAGCGCGTTGATGCGCAGAAAATCCTTACTCGAACGTGTCCGCCTGCTGGGGCGCTCGGCCATCGACGTATTGGCGGTGCTGGGGCGCTCCTGCCTGTTCCTGTTCCATGCGCTGATCGGCCGTGGCGGCATCGGCGGCGGCTTCCAGCTGCTGACCAAGCAGCTGTACTCGGTGGGCGTGCTGTCGCTGGCGATCATCGTTGTGTCCGGGGTGTTCATCGGCATGGTGCTGGCGCTGCAGGGCTTCAGCATCCTGACCAAGTACGGCTCGGAGCAGGCGGTGGGGCAGATGGTCGCCCTGACCCTGCTGCGTGAGCTCGGCCCGGTGGTAACGGCGTTGCTGTTCGCCGGCCGTGCCGGTTCGGCGCTGACCGCAGAAATCGGCAACATGAAGTCCACCGAGCAGTTGTCGAGCCTTGAAATGATCGGCGTCGACCCGCTCAAGTACATCGTCGCGCCGCGCCTGTGGGCCGGTTTCATCTCGCTGCCGTTGCTGGCGCTGATTTTCAGCGTGGTCGGCATCTGGGGTGGATCGTGGGTGGCGGTGGACTGGCTGGGCGTCTACGAGGGCTCGTTCTGGGCCAACATGCAGAACAGTGTTTCGTTCACCGACGACGTGCTCAACGGGCTGATCAAGAGCCTGGTATTTGCCTTCGTCACGACCTGGATCGCCGTATTCCAGGGGTACGACTGTGAGCCCACCTCAGAAGGGATCAGCCGTGCCACCACCAAGACCGTGGTCTATGCCTCGTTGGCAGTGCTGGGTCTGGACTTTATTCTGACCGCCTTGATGTTTGGAGATTTCTGATGCAAAACCGCACCCTGGAAATCGGTGTCGGCCTGTTCCTCCTGGCCGGGATCCTGGCGCTGCTGCTGCTGGCCCTGCGTGTCAGCGGGCTGTCGGCCAGCCCGAGCAGCGATACCTATAAAGTTTATGCCTACTTCGACAATATCGCCGGTTTGACGGTCAGAGCTAAAGTGACCATGGCCGGTGTGACCATCGGCAAGGTTACCGCCATCGATCTGGACCGCGACTCCTACACCGGTCGGGTGACGCTGCAGCTGGACAAGTCGGTGGACAACCTGCCGACCGACTCGACTGCCTCGATCCTGACCGCCGGGTTGCTTGGCGAGAAGTACATCGGCATCAGCGTGGGCGGTGAGGACCAGGTGCTCAAGGACGGCGGGACCATCCACGACACCCAGTCGGCACTGGTGCTGGAAGATCTGATTGGCAAGTTCCTGCTCAACTCCGTTGGCAAGGAACCGAAAGAAGCGCAACCGGCTAATTAAGGAGTTTCCATGATTTCCATCCTGCGACGTGGCCTGCTGGTCCTGCTGGCAGCCTTCCCCCTGCTGACCGTGGCTGCGCAGACGCCACACGATGTGGTTCAGGGCACCACCACTGAACTGCTGGGCGACCTCAAGGCCAACAAGGAACAGTACAAGTCCAACCCCAATGCCTTCTACGATGCGCTGAACCGCATCCTCGGCCCGGTGGTGGACGCTGACGGTATTTCCAAGAGCATCATGACCGTCAAGTACTCGCGCAAGGCCACCCCCGAGCAGATGCAGCGCTTCCAGGAAAACTTCAAGCGCAGCCTGATGCAGTTCTATGGCAATGCCCTGCTCGAGTACAACAACCAGGGCATCACCGTCGACCCGGCCAAGGCTGATGACGGCAAGCGCGCCAGCGTTGGCATGAAGGTCACCGGCAACAACGGTGCCGTGTATCCCGTGCAGTACACGCTGGAGAACATCGGTGGCGAGTGGAAGGTGCGTAACGTGATCGTCAACGGCATCAACATCGGCAAGCTGTTCCGCGACCAGTTCGCCGACGCCATGCAGCGCAATGGCAACGACCTGGACAAGACCATCGACGGCTGGGCCGGCGAAGTGGCGAAGGCCAAGCAGGCCGCCGACAACTCGCCGGAGAAGACCGTCAAATGAGTGAGGCCGGTGTAAGCATGGCCGAGCCGGGCGTGCTGCGCCTGGCCGGCGTGCTGGACTACCGCAGCGGGCCGGTCCTGCGCAAGCAGGGCAAGGCGCTGATCGCGGCATGCCGCGAGGCGCAGCTGGTGCTCGATTGTTCGGCAGTGCAGCGTTCCACCAGTGTCGGCCTGTCGTTGCTGCTGGCCTTCATGCGCGATGCCCAGGCCGCCGGCAAGGGTTGTCAGGTGCGCAGCATGCCGGACGACATGCGGGAAATTGCCGAGGTCTATGACCTCGATGAAGTGCTGGCAACCTGATGGCCCGGCACGGATGATGGCCCCTCGGTCAGTGAAGCCCTCGTTGGGCTTCGCAGGCGAGGGGCTTTTTTGTATGATGGCCGACCCGTGCGCATCGGGCGCCGATTGAGGTTGAGCATGCAGGCCGTAGAAGTTAAAAGCTTCCTTGAAGAGAAATTGCCGGGTTCCCGGGTCGAAGTTGAAGGCGAAGGCTGCAACTTCCAGTTGAACGTGATCAGCGACGAGTTGGCTGGCCTGAGCCCGGTCAAACGCCAGCAGGCGATCTATGCTCACCTGAATCCGTGGATCGCCAATGGCAGCATCCATGCGGTAACCATGAAATTTTTCAGCAGCGCAGCCTGGGCTGAGCGCACCTGAGCCAACGTGGCGGCGAGATTCCAATGGACAAACTGATTATTACTGGCGGCGCTTGCCTTGATGGCGAGATCCGCATTTCGGGCGCGAAGAACGCAGCCTTGCCAATTCTGGCGGCGACCCTGCTGGCCGACGGCCCGGTCACCGTGGGCAACCTGCCGCACCTGCACGACATCACCACCATGATCGAGCTCTTCGGCCGCATGGGCATCGAGCCGGTGATCGACGAAAAGCTGGCGGTCGAGATTGACCCTCGCACCATCAAGACACTGGTTGCACCTTACGAGCTGGTCAAGACCATGCGCGCCTCGATTCTGGTGCTGGGCCCGATGGTTGCCCGTTTCGGCGAGGCCGAAGTGGCCCTGCCTGGCGGTTGCGCCATTGGTTCGCGCCCGGTCGACCTGCACATCCGTGGCCTCGAGGCCATGGGCGCGAAGATCGAAGTCGAAGGCGGCTACATCAAGGCCAAGGCACCTGAGGGTGGCCTGCGCGGTGCGCACTTCTTCTTCGACACCGTCAGCGTGACCGGTACCGAGAACATCATGATGGCCGCTGCCCTGGCCAAGGGCCGCAGCGTACTGCAGAACGCCGCCCGCGAGCCGGAAGTGGTCGACCTGGCCAACTTCATCAACGCCATGGGCGGCAAGGTCCAGGGCGCTGGTACCGACACCATCGTCATCGATGGCGTCGAGCGCCTGCACTCGGCCAACTACCGCGTGATGCCGGACCGTATCGAGACCGGTACCTACCTGGTTGCCGCTGCCGTGACCGGCGGCCGCGTCAAGGTCAAGGACACCGACCCGACCATCCTTGAAGCCGTACTGGAAAAACTCAAGGAAGCCGGCGCCGACATCAACACTGGCGAAGACTGGATCGAGCTGGACATGCACGGCAAACGGCCGAAAGCCGTCAACCTGCGTACCGCCCCGTACCCGGCGTTCCCGACCGACATGCAGGCGCAGTTCATCTCGCTCAACGCCATTGCCGAAGGCACCGGTGCAGTGATCGAGACGATCTTCGAAAACCGCTTCATGCACGTCTACGAAATGCACCGCATGGGCGCGCAGATCCAGGTCGAAGGCAACACTGCCATCGTCACTGGCGTCAAGGCGCTGAAGGGTGCCCCGGTAATGGCCACCGACCTGCGTGCTTCCGCCAGCCTGGTGCTGTCGGCGCTGGTAGCCGAAGGCGATACCCTGATCGATCGCATCTACCACATCGACCGTGGTTACGAGTGCATCGAAGAAAAACTGCAGATGCTGGGCGCGAAGATCCGTCGCGTACCGGGCTAGTCGTCTGCCTGGTGCATCCTGTGGGGGTGGGATTTGCCCGCTTTCGCAGGATGTGCCTAACGAATTGAATGCGGTCGGGCTCGACGCCCGGCCGGCAGTAGCCGCTTAAGGACCGACGTTCCAATGTTGACCATCGCGCTTTCCAAAGGCCGTATTCTCGACGATACCCTGCCGTTGCTGGCCGAGGCCGGTATCGTGCCGACCGAGAACCCGGACAAGAGCCGCAAACTGATCATCCCCACCACGCAGGACGATGTGCGCCTGCTGATCGTGCGTGCGACCGACGTGCCGACCTATGTCGAGCATGGTGCCGCCGACCTGGGTGTGGCCGGCAAGGATGTGCTGATGGAGTACGGCGGCCAGGGCCTTTACGAGCCCCTGGACCTGCAGATTGCCCGTTGCAAGCTGATGACCGCTGGCGTGGTCGGCGCACCCGAGCCCAAGGGCCGTCTGCGCGTGGCTACCAAGTTCGTCAACGTAGCCAAGCGCTACTACGCCGAACAGGGCCGCCAGGTCGACATCATCAAGCTGTACGGCTCGATGGAACTGGCTCCGTTGATCAACCTCGCCGACAAGATCATCGACGTGGTCGACACCGGCAACACCCTGCGTGCCAACGGCCTGGAGCCCCAGGAACTGATCGCCACGATCAGCTCGCGCCTGGTGGTCAACAAGGCCTCCATGAAAATGCAGCACGCCCGTATCCAGAGCCTGATCGACACGCTGCGCGGAGCGGTCGAATCGCGACACCGCGGCTGACTCTCTACCGACTGCGCGCGGCCTTCGCTGCCGCGCCCGTCTATCCGCGTCATAGCCATTTTTCTCGGGTGCCCGCGCGGATGGACTGGTAGCCTAGGGCGCCTGAGCATTCGCCAATAATCGAGGCCCTCGCCATGACCGTGTCCACTGCAATTGCCCGTCTCAACGCTGCTGATCCGGATTTCGCCCGACATCTGGATCATCTGCTGAGCTGGGAAAGTGTGTCCGATGACGCGGTCAACCAGCGCGTGCTCGACATCATCAAGGCCGTGCGCGAGCGCGGCGATGCGGCACTGGTGGAATTCACCCAGCGTTTCGATGGTGTCGATGCCAAGTCCATCGATGACCTGATTCTCGGTCGCGAGCGCCTGGAGCTGGCGCTGACCCGCATTACCCCGGCCCAGCGCGAAGCCCTGGAGAAGGCCGCCAACCGTGTGCGCATGTACCACGAGCGGCAGAAGCAGGACTCCTGGCAGTACACTGAGGCCGACGGCACCGTGCTCGGCCAGAAGGTCACCCCGCTGGACCGCGCCGGCCTGTATGTGCCGGGTGGCAAGGCGTCGTACCCGTCGTCGGTGCTGATGAACGCCATCCCGGCCAAGGTCGCCGGCGTGGCCGAAGTGGTGATGGTGGTGCCGACCCCGCGTGGCGAGGTCAACGAACTGGTGCTGGCGGCTGCCTGCATCGCCGGTGTCGACCGTGTGTTCACCGTCGGTGGCGCCCAGGCTGTTGCCGCGCTGGCCTACGGTACCGAAAGCGTGCCGCAGGTGGACAAGATCGTCGGCCCGGGCAACATCTACGTCGCCACCGCCAAGCGCCACGTGTTTGGCCAGGTGGGTATCGACATGATCGCCGGCCCGTCGGAAATCCTCGTGGTATGCGACGGCCAGACCGACCCGG of the Pseudomonas asiatica genome contains:
- the mlaE gene encoding lipid asymmetry maintenance ABC transporter permease subunit MlaE; the encoded protein is MRRKSLLERVRLLGRSAIDVLAVLGRSCLFLFHALIGRGGIGGGFQLLTKQLYSVGVLSLAIIVVSGVFIGMVLALQGFSILTKYGSEQAVGQMVALTLLRELGPVVTALLFAGRAGSALTAEIGNMKSTEQLSSLEMIGVDPLKYIVAPRLWAGFISLPLLALIFSVVGIWGGSWVAVDWLGVYEGSFWANMQNSVSFTDDVLNGLIKSLVFAFVTTWIAVFQGYDCEPTSEGISRATTKTVVYASLAVLGLDFILTALMFGDF
- the mlaD gene encoding outer membrane lipid asymmetry maintenance protein MlaD — translated: MQNRTLEIGVGLFLLAGILALLLLALRVSGLSASPSSDTYKVYAYFDNIAGLTVRAKVTMAGVTIGKVTAIDLDRDSYTGRVTLQLDKSVDNLPTDSTASILTAGLLGEKYIGISVGGEDQVLKDGGTIHDTQSALVLEDLIGKFLLNSVGKEPKEAQPAN
- a CDS encoding MlaC/ttg2D family ABC transporter substrate-binding protein, with amino-acid sequence MISILRRGLLVLLAAFPLLTVAAQTPHDVVQGTTTELLGDLKANKEQYKSNPNAFYDALNRILGPVVDADGISKSIMTVKYSRKATPEQMQRFQENFKRSLMQFYGNALLEYNNQGITVDPAKADDGKRASVGMKVTGNNGAVYPVQYTLENIGGEWKVRNVIVNGINIGKLFRDQFADAMQRNGNDLDKTIDGWAGEVAKAKQAADNSPEKTVK
- a CDS encoding STAS domain-containing protein, with the protein product MSEAGVSMAEPGVLRLAGVLDYRSGPVLRKQGKALIAACREAQLVLDCSAVQRSTSVGLSLLLAFMRDAQAAGKGCQVRSMPDDMREIAEVYDLDEVLAT
- a CDS encoding BolA family protein, which codes for MQAVEVKSFLEEKLPGSRVEVEGEGCNFQLNVISDELAGLSPVKRQQAIYAHLNPWIANGSIHAVTMKFFSSAAWAERT
- the murA gene encoding UDP-N-acetylglucosamine 1-carboxyvinyltransferase; translated protein: MDKLIITGGACLDGEIRISGAKNAALPILAATLLADGPVTVGNLPHLHDITTMIELFGRMGIEPVIDEKLAVEIDPRTIKTLVAPYELVKTMRASILVLGPMVARFGEAEVALPGGCAIGSRPVDLHIRGLEAMGAKIEVEGGYIKAKAPEGGLRGAHFFFDTVSVTGTENIMMAAALAKGRSVLQNAAREPEVVDLANFINAMGGKVQGAGTDTIVIDGVERLHSANYRVMPDRIETGTYLVAAAVTGGRVKVKDTDPTILEAVLEKLKEAGADINTGEDWIELDMHGKRPKAVNLRTAPYPAFPTDMQAQFISLNAIAEGTGAVIETIFENRFMHVYEMHRMGAQIQVEGNTAIVTGVKALKGAPVMATDLRASASLVLSALVAEGDTLIDRIYHIDRGYECIEEKLQMLGAKIRRVPG
- the hisG gene encoding ATP phosphoribosyltransferase, which codes for MLTIALSKGRILDDTLPLLAEAGIVPTENPDKSRKLIIPTTQDDVRLLIVRATDVPTYVEHGAADLGVAGKDVLMEYGGQGLYEPLDLQIARCKLMTAGVVGAPEPKGRLRVATKFVNVAKRYYAEQGRQVDIIKLYGSMELAPLINLADKIIDVVDTGNTLRANGLEPQELIATISSRLVVNKASMKMQHARIQSLIDTLRGAVESRHRG
- the hisD gene encoding histidinol dehydrogenase, giving the protein MTVSTAIARLNAADPDFARHLDHLLSWESVSDDAVNQRVLDIIKAVRERGDAALVEFTQRFDGVDAKSIDDLILGRERLELALTRITPAQREALEKAANRVRMYHERQKQDSWQYTEADGTVLGQKVTPLDRAGLYVPGGKASYPSSVLMNAIPAKVAGVAEVVMVVPTPRGEVNELVLAAACIAGVDRVFTVGGAQAVAALAYGTESVPQVDKIVGPGNIYVATAKRHVFGQVGIDMIAGPSEILVVCDGQTDPDWIAMDLFSQAEHDEDAQAILVSPDAAFLDRVAASIDKLLPTMERAEIIEKSINGRGALIQVRDMQQAMEVANRIAPEHLELSVADPQAWLPHIRHAGAIFMGRHTSEALGDYCAGPNHVLPTSGTARFSSPLGVYDFQKRSSIIFCSEQGASELGHTASVLARGESLTAHARSAEYRILTQEKGN